The Streptomyces sp. NBC_00306 sequence CGAGCAGCGGGCGCTCACCGACCAGCGTGGCGGCGAAGCAGGCCAGCCGGCGCTGCCCGCCGGACAGCTTCTTCAGCGGGCGCCCGGCGAGCGCGGTCAGCCCGAGCTCCTCCAGGACGGAGTCCCGCTCGGCCCGGGCGTCCCGGGTGGTCAGTCCGCGCAGCCGCCCGGTCGTCTCGGCGGCCAGCGCGACGGTCAGCTCGTCCAGCGCGGTGGACTCCTGCCCGAGGTACCCGATGAGCCGCGCGGCCCGCTCCGGGTGGCGTACGAGATCGTGGCCGAGCACCTCGACGCTGCCCGAGTCGGGCCGCATCAGACCGGTCAGCTGGCGCACGAGGGTGGACTTGCCGGCGCCGTTCGGGCCGAGGAGACCGAAGATCTCACCGCCCCGGACCTCCAGGCTGATCCCGTCCGTCGCCCTCACCTCGGGCGTCGCGGGAACCCCCCGCCGGGCGCGCACGGCGGGGTACGTCTTGACCAGTCGCCGCACCACGCACACCGTACTCACGAGGTACGAGACTACGGGGTCGCCGGGGCTACTCCCCGGCCGGGGCGTGTTCCGCCGCCGCCCGGACGTCGATCTCCCGCCAGAATCCGGCCCGGATCGCATAGCGGTCGTGTTCGTCGATCTGGTCGTCCTTGTGCGCCAGCAGACCGAAACGTGCTGCGTAGCGCAGCAGTTCTCCGTCGATGCGGTGCGGGATCCGCGGGTACATCGTCGACAGCTTCTGCACATGGCCGGCCTCCGGCAGTCGCGCCATCCAGCGCCGGGCGAACACCTGACCGACCTCGAAGGGGTCGCCGCCGACCGTCGTGATGTCCTCCTCGCGATCGGCCCAGCGCTGCTCGGCGCTGGTGAGCTGAGCCAGCGTCGGCAGCGAGGCCGTCTCCGGCGGCTCGCCCAGCGCACCGCCGGCCCGCTCGACCCAGCCCTTGTCGGAGGACCAGCGCAGGGTGGCGTTCGCGGGGTGGTGCGGGGGGTGCGGCCCGGGGGCCCGCAGACTCGCCAGGTCCTTGGGCGTGGGCACGCCCTTGGAGGAGGCGGCGGGGGCGGGAGGGGCCGCGGCGCCGTTGTCGGTGGGCTCGGGCGGAGCGCCGTTGCGCGCGGCCTCGGCGGCCCGCTCCTGGGAGGCGGCGAGCGCCGACTCGGGCAGGGGTGCGGAGAGGATGGCCGCGATCTCCGGCCGCGGGACGGGGGGCGGCGCGCAGACGCCGGTGAGTTCCTTGGCCCGTACGGCCCCGGTGATCCAGGCGCGGTCGAGCACCCGCCGCTCATCGGCTTCGGCGACGAGGTCCTCGGACTGGTTGTAGTCGCCGTCGGCGGCCTGCACCGCCCACAGGTGCACGGCCACGCCGTGCTCCTTGGCGGACATCAGGCCGGGCAGCAGATCCCCGTCGCCGGTCACCAGGACCACGTCGGAGCATGCGCGATTTCTGGCCAGTTCGGTGAGCTCGGCGTGCATGGCCGCATCCACGCCCTTCTGCGCCCAGCGTCCGTCGCTGCGGGTCAGTGCGCCGAGCCGGACCGTCACCCGGGGCATCACCCGCAGCCTGCGGTGTTCGGGCTGCGGCACACGGTCGGGGGCTCCGTCGAACCAGTAGATACGCAACAGGGGGCGCTCGGTATCGGCCTCGGCGAGTTCGCGAAGGCCTTGAATAAGTGCGGAATGGTCGACAGTGATCCGGGAACGCGCCGGTTCCCCGGCAAGCAGGCTCGCGGCGGCGCCCAGCAGATATCCGGCGTCAACCAGGACAACGCAGCGGTCCACGCGTTCCACCTTCTTTCGGGAACTTCGGGAAATTCGGGAACGTCGGAATGCAAGAAGACTCCGGACCGGAAAAAGGTTCCGGACCGGGGATTCTCGCGGGTTTCCTTCGAGTCTGCCCGACCACATGAGGCTTAACGGCCGGAACTCGATCATCGGCGTGGCGGATCCCGTGTCAAGGCCTGTGACATGGGGTCTTTACCCACCGCTATGATCCAAAATGCGGCGTATCGTCCTGTATGTGAGTCTGATCGCGGCCCTGGCCCCTAGATCCCAGTGGAGGCACACCATGGCCAAGAACAAGAATCGCAAGGGCGGCCAACAGGAGCGCGCGGCGTCCCCGGCGGAGCGTGGCAACGAGCAGGCGAAGACCACCGCCTACGAGTCCCAGGCCCGCCCGCAGTCGCAAGGCCAGGGCAGCCCGGCGGACGTTGCCCGTAAACATCAGCGGCGCTTCGGTCACAACTGATCGGCCCGCATCCAGCGGAAGGGGCGCGCCCGTGACGACGGGCGCGCCCCTTCCGGGTGTTCGGGCACGAGGCCCCGGATGCGGTGTCAGCCCGCCAGGCAGGACGGACCGAGCAGCACCTTGAGGTCGCCGAACAGGGCCGGGTCCGGCTGCACACGGTGCCGGTCGAGCCGTAGCACCGTCGTCTTGCGCGGCCCCTGAAGCTTGATCCGTACCTCGGTGTTGCCCTTGTGATGGCTGAGGATCTCGCCGAGCCTGCTCACCATCGGCGGGGTCACCTTCACGGTGGGGATGGTGACGACGACCGGGGCGTTGGTGCCCGCGGACGACAGGTCGGGAACCATCAGTTCCATGGCGACGAGCCGCGGAATGTCCTCACGCTTGTCGAGCCGTCCCTTGACGAAGACGACCGTGTCCTCGACGAGCTGGGTGGACACCAGCTGGTAGGTCGCGGGGAAGAACATGCACTCGATCGAACCGGCCAGGTCCTCGACGGTCGCGATGGCCCAGGCGTTGCCCTGCTTGGTCATCTTGCGCTGGAGGCCCGAGATGATGCCGCCGATGGTGACGACCGCGCCGTCCGCGTGCTCGCCGCCGGTGAGCTGGGAGATCGCCGCGTCCGTCTTGTCGCTGAGGACGTGCTCGATACCGAAGAGCGGGTGGTCCGAGACGTACAGCCCGAGCATCTCGCGCTCCTGGGCGAGCAGATAGGACTTGTCCCACTCGATGTCGGAGAACTCCACGTCGAGACCGAAGCCGGGCTCGGAACTGTCCTCCGCGTCGCCCATGCCGCCGAAGAGGTCGAACTGCCCCTCGGCCTCCTTGCGCTTGACCGCCACCACGTTGTCGATCATCGGCTCGTGGTGGGCGACGAGGCCCTTGCGGGTGTGGCCCATCTCGTCGAAGGCGCCGGCCTTGATGAGGGACTCCACGGTCCGCTTGTTGCAGACGACCGCCTCGACCTTGTCGAGGAAGTCGGGGAAGGTCGTGTACTTCCCCTTGGCCTTGCGGGAGCGGATGATCGACTCGACCACGTTCGTACCGACGTTGCGGACGGCGGAGAGGCCGAAGAGGATCACGTCGTCGCCCTGCGCGGCGAAGTTCGACTGGGACTCGTTCACATTGGGCGGCAGCACCTTGATGCCCATGCGGCGGCACTCGTTGAGATAGACCGCGGACTTGTCCTTGTCGTCCTTGACCGAGGTGAGCAGCGCGGCCATGTACTCGGCGGGGTAGTTCGCCTTGAGGTACGCGGTCCAGTAGGTGACCAGGCCGTACGCCGAGGAGTGCGCCTTGTTGAACGCGTATCCGGCGAAGGGGACCAGGACGTCCCACAGCGCCTGGATCGCCTCGTCGGAGTACTTGTTCTTGCGGGCGCCCTCCTGGAACAGGACGAAGTTCTTCGCCAGTTCCTCGGGCTTCTTCTTGCCCATCACACGGCGGAGGATGTCGGCCTCGCCGAGGGAGTACCCGGCGATGATCTGGGCGGCCTTCTGGACCTGCTCCTGATAGACGATCAGGCCGTAGGTGACGCCGAGGACCTCCTTGAGAGGCTCCTCCAACTCCGGGTGGATCGGCGTGATCTCCTGCTGCGCGTTCTTGCGGAGCGCGTAGTTCGTGTGGGAGTTCATGCCCATCGGGCCCGGGCGGTACAGGGCCGAGACGGCGGAGATGTCCTCGAAGTTGTCGGGCTTCATCAGCCGCAGCAGCGAGCGCATCGGGCCGCCGTCGAACTGGAAGACACCCAGCGTGTCACCGCGGCACAGCAGTTCGTACGTCGTGGGGTCGTCCAGCGGGAGGGCGAGCATCTCCAGATCGATGCCCTTGTTGGCCTTCACCATCTTGATGGCGTCGTCCATGATCGTGAGGTTGCGCAGGCCGAGGAAGTCCATCTTCAGCAGGCCGAGCGACTCGCACTGCGGGTAGTCCCACTGCGTGATGGTCACACCGTCGGTGTGCCGCACCCAGATCGGGGCGTGGTCCACGATGGGCTCGCTGGACATGATGACGCCGGCGGCGTGCACACCCATCTGCCGGACCAGGCCCTCGACGCCCTTGGCGGTGTCGATG is a genomic window containing:
- a CDS encoding NYN domain-containing protein is translated as MDRCVVLVDAGYLLGAAASLLAGEPARSRITVDHSALIQGLRELAEADTERPLLRIYWFDGAPDRVPQPEHRRLRVMPRVTVRLGALTRSDGRWAQKGVDAAMHAELTELARNRACSDVVLVTGDGDLLPGLMSAKEHGVAVHLWAVQAADGDYNQSEDLVAEADERRVLDRAWITGAVRAKELTGVCAPPPVPRPEIAAILSAPLPESALAASQERAAEAARNGAPPEPTDNGAAAPPAPAASSKGVPTPKDLASLRAPGPHPPHHPANATLRWSSDKGWVERAGGALGEPPETASLPTLAQLTSAEQRWADREEDITTVGGDPFEVGQVFARRWMARLPEAGHVQKLSTMYPRIPHRIDGELLRYAARFGLLAHKDDQIDEHDRYAIRAGFWREIDVRAAAEHAPAGE
- a CDS encoding ABC transporter ATP-binding protein, whose protein sequence is MCVVRRLVKTYPAVRARRGVPATPEVRATDGISLEVRGGEIFGLLGPNGAGKSTLVRQLTGLMRPDSGSVEVLGHDLVRHPERAARLIGYLGQESTALDELTVALAAETTGRLRGLTTRDARAERDSVLEELGLTALAGRPLKKLSGGQRRLACFAATLVGERPLLVLDEPTTGMDPVARRAVWAAVDRRRAVNGTTVVLVTHNVIEAETVLDRVAVLERGRVIACDTPGGLKERVAGEVRVELVWRDRAPLDVPEVAALRGSAQQSGRRWVLRLAPDEARAAVAAVTGGAAFAALDDFTLTTPSLEDVYLALGGNATKGLVKA
- the dnaE gene encoding DNA polymerase III subunit alpha, which gives rise to MTKPPFTHLHVHTQYSLLDGAARLKDMFNACNEMGMSHIAMTDHGNLHGAYDFFHSAKKAEVTPIIGIEAYVAPESRRNKRKIQWGQPHQKRDDVSGSGGYTHKTIWAANKTGLHNLFRLSSDAYAEGWLQKWPRMDKETIAQWSEGLIASTGCPSGELQTRLRLGQFDEALKSAAEYQDIFGKDRYFLELMDHGIEIERRVRDGLLEIGKKLGIPPLVTNDSHYTYSHEATAHDALLCIQTGKNLSDPDRFRFDGTGYYLKSTDEMYAVDSSDAWQEGCANTLLVAQQIDTTGMFEAKNLMPKFEIPDGFTEVTWFQEEVRRGMERRYPSGVPADRQKQAEYEMDVIIQMGFPGYFLVVADFIMWAKNNGIAVGPGRGSAAGSIVAYAMGITDLDPIEHGLIFERFLNPERVSMPDVDIDFDERRRVEVIRYVTEKYGADKVAMIGTYGKIKAKNAIKDSARVLGYPYAMGDRLTKAMPADVLGKGIDLSGITDTSHPRYSEAGEIRGMYENEPDVKKVIDTAKGVEGLVRQMGVHAAGVIMSSEPIVDHAPIWVRHTDGVTITQWDYPQCESLGLLKMDFLGLRNLTIMDDAIKMVKANKGIDLEMLALPLDDPTTYELLCRGDTLGVFQFDGGPMRSLLRLMKPDNFEDISAVSALYRPGPMGMNSHTNYALRKNAQQEITPIHPELEEPLKEVLGVTYGLIVYQEQVQKAAQIIAGYSLGEADILRRVMGKKKPEELAKNFVLFQEGARKNKYSDEAIQALWDVLVPFAGYAFNKAHSSAYGLVTYWTAYLKANYPAEYMAALLTSVKDDKDKSAVYLNECRRMGIKVLPPNVNESQSNFAAQGDDVILFGLSAVRNVGTNVVESIIRSRKAKGKYTTFPDFLDKVEAVVCNKRTVESLIKAGAFDEMGHTRKGLVAHHEPMIDNVVAVKRKEAEGQFDLFGGMGDAEDSSEPGFGLDVEFSDIEWDKSYLLAQEREMLGLYVSDHPLFGIEHVLSDKTDAAISQLTGGEHADGAVVTIGGIISGLQRKMTKQGNAWAIATVEDLAGSIECMFFPATYQLVSTQLVEDTVVFVKGRLDKREDIPRLVAMELMVPDLSSAGTNAPVVVTIPTVKVTPPMVSRLGEILSHHKGNTEVRIKLQGPRKTTVLRLDRHRVQPDPALFGDLKVLLGPSCLAG